Proteins found in one Pontibacter sp. SGAir0037 genomic segment:
- the pgk gene encoding phosphoglycerate kinase, translating into MRTIDDYNFSGKRALVRVDFNVPLDENHQITDDTRIRAAVPTIKKILADGGAVILMSHLGRPKGGPEEKYSLKHLVERLSSEFGTTVKFASDCVGPEAESLAADLKPGDILLLENLRFHKAEEKGDPEFAQQLSKLGDVYVNDAFGTAHREHASTAVVARYFPNDKVTGYVMQAELDNARRVLDNVERPYTAIMGGAKISDKILIIERLMDKVDNLIIGGGMSYTFVKADGGQIGSSLVENDKVELAARLIAMAREKGVQLMIPVDSIVADQFSNDANVDTSLSHHIKDNWMGLDIGPNAREQYAEVIRNSKTILWNGPMGVFEMSNFAVGTEAIAEAVVDATRRGAYSLIGGGDSAAAVNQLGYADRVSYVSTGGGALLEYMEGKTLPGVAAIERNDY; encoded by the coding sequence ATGAGAACGATTGACGATTATAACTTTTCAGGCAAAAGAGCTCTCGTGCGGGTAGACTTTAATGTGCCCCTAGACGAGAATCACCAGATTACAGACGACACACGTATCCGTGCGGCAGTACCTACCATTAAAAAAATATTAGCTGATGGGGGCGCTGTTATCCTGATGTCGCACCTCGGTCGCCCTAAAGGCGGACCTGAAGAGAAATACTCGCTCAAGCACCTGGTAGAGCGTTTATCTTCTGAGTTTGGCACAACGGTAAAATTTGCTTCTGATTGTGTGGGCCCGGAAGCTGAAAGCCTGGCTGCCGATCTGAAACCGGGAGACATCCTGTTGCTGGAAAACCTACGCTTTCATAAAGCAGAAGAAAAAGGCGATCCTGAGTTTGCTCAGCAATTATCTAAATTAGGTGATGTGTATGTAAACGATGCTTTTGGAACTGCACACCGTGAGCATGCTTCCACAGCTGTTGTAGCACGTTACTTCCCGAACGATAAAGTTACAGGATATGTCATGCAAGCCGAACTGGATAATGCACGCCGTGTATTAGATAACGTAGAGCGGCCTTATACAGCCATTATGGGTGGAGCCAAAATATCAGATAAGATCCTGATAATTGAGCGCCTGATGGACAAGGTAGATAACCTGATTATTGGCGGCGGCATGTCATATACTTTTGTGAAAGCAGATGGAGGCCAGATCGGTTCATCTTTGGTTGAAAACGATAAAGTAGAGCTTGCAGCCAGACTTATTGCCATGGCACGTGAGAAAGGCGTTCAGCTTATGATTCCGGTAGATTCTATTGTGGCTGATCAGTTCAGTAACGATGCCAACGTAGATACTTCGCTCAGCCACCATATTAAAGACAACTGGATGGGCCTGGATATAGGTCCGAATGCCCGTGAGCAGTATGCAGAGGTAATCCGTAATTCTAAAACTATTCTTTGGAACGGCCCGATGGGTGTTTTCGAAATGTCTAACTTTGCGGTAGGTACAGAAGCAATTGCAGAGGCTGTTGTAGATGCAACGCGCCGGGGTGCTTATTCCTTGATTGGCGGCGGCGACTCTGCTGCTGCGGTAAACCAACTGGGTTACGCTGACCGGGTATCTTATGTATCGACAGGTGGCGGTGCATTGCTGGAGTACATGGAAGGTAAAACATTACCTGGTGTAGCAGCCATCGAGCGCAACGATTACTAA
- a CDS encoding lipase family protein: protein MTLKFLKPILPFLMLLLLQLPLQAQVLKPGFDKAEYIELLKAYAGWRDSTFRRNIEPTKVYETVYHSPETGLENSWQLLRSKEEKVAVISVRGTTQSTNSWLENFYAAMVPAKGELKLTKAYTFNYNLSENPKAAVHVGWLVATGFLSQDMLPQIDSTYNAGTKDFIILGHSQGGAIAYLLTSHLNNLVKTGRLPKDIQFKTYCSAAPKPGNLYYAYEYENLTSGGWAFNVVNTADWVPETPVSIQTMEDFNTTNPFTNAESELKNRPLAQRLVLKHAFNQLTKHTRKAQKRYEQYLGNQAYKFVQKQLQEYDQPEYYNSNHYVRTGSFIILMADEAYYKRFPDNEKRVFVHHMLQPYLYLAEKL, encoded by the coding sequence ATGACACTTAAATTTTTAAAACCCATACTTCCGTTTTTAATGCTTTTACTGTTGCAGCTTCCTTTGCAGGCACAAGTGCTAAAGCCAGGTTTCGACAAAGCAGAATACATTGAATTACTTAAAGCTTATGCCGGCTGGCGCGACAGTACTTTCAGGAGGAATATTGAGCCAACCAAAGTATATGAAACAGTATACCATTCTCCAGAAACAGGATTGGAGAACAGCTGGCAACTGCTTCGTAGCAAAGAAGAAAAAGTAGCCGTGATAAGTGTTCGCGGCACTACGCAAAGTACCAACAGCTGGCTCGAAAACTTCTATGCAGCCATGGTGCCCGCAAAAGGAGAACTGAAACTTACCAAAGCGTATACTTTCAACTATAACCTCTCAGAAAACCCCAAGGCAGCGGTGCATGTGGGGTGGCTGGTGGCTACAGGCTTTCTTTCGCAGGACATGCTGCCCCAAATAGATTCTACCTATAATGCAGGTACAAAAGATTTTATCATACTGGGGCACAGCCAGGGTGGAGCTATTGCTTATCTGCTTACGTCGCACTTAAACAACCTGGTAAAAACAGGCAGACTGCCCAAAGACATTCAATTTAAAACCTACTGTAGCGCAGCTCCTAAACCAGGCAACCTGTACTACGCTTACGAATATGAAAACCTGACTTCGGGCGGCTGGGCTTTTAACGTGGTAAACACAGCAGACTGGGTTCCGGAAACCCCTGTCTCAATTCAGACGATGGAAGATTTTAATACCACCAACCCATTCACAAATGCTGAAAGTGAATTAAAGAACCGGCCGCTTGCTCAGAGGCTTGTGCTGAAGCATGCCTTCAATCAGCTTACAAAGCACACCAGGAAGGCACAGAAACGGTATGAGCAGTACCTGGGAAACCAGGCATATAAATTTGTGCAGAAGCAACTACAGGAGTATGATCAGCCGGAGTACTACAATTCTAACCACTATGTCCGGACAGGAAGCTTTATTATTCTGATGGCTGATGAAGCCTATTACAAGCGTTTTCCCGATAATGAAAAGCGCGTGTTTGTGCACCACATGCTACAGCCTTACCTGTACCTGGCCGAGAAGCTATAA
- a CDS encoding VF530 family DNA-binding protein gives MEEQKNNPLHGKTLQTIVEQLVDYYGWEHLGYKININCFKNDPSVKSSLKFLRKTPWARKQVEDLYIATFA, from the coding sequence ATGGAGGAGCAAAAGAACAACCCGCTACACGGCAAAACACTGCAAACAATAGTAGAGCAGCTCGTAGATTACTATGGCTGGGAGCATCTGGGCTATAAAATCAACATCAACTGCTTTAAAAACGATCCAAGCGTAAAATCAAGCTTAAAGTTTCTGCGCAAAACTCCCTGGGCCCGCAAGCAAGTCGAAGACTTATACATTGCCACGTTTGCTTAA
- a CDS encoding DinB family protein, whose translation MAQTNNLEVWLRGPLPDIPQLLQPIAHALLQAGEELAVIMQAFPDKLLWEKPAGVASVGFHLQHLTGVLDRLFTYARGEALTAEQLAWLEAEGKSGADSLTGAALVKKFRDQTDRALEQLRSTPENSLKEARGVGRSQIPSTVHGLLVHAAEHTMRHVGQLYVTACVVKNFSAYSG comes from the coding sequence ATGGCTCAAACAAATAACCTGGAAGTGTGGCTACGTGGCCCGCTGCCTGATATACCGCAGCTACTGCAACCAATTGCACATGCTTTGCTGCAGGCTGGTGAAGAGCTAGCCGTAATAATGCAGGCTTTCCCGGATAAACTACTGTGGGAAAAGCCAGCCGGTGTAGCTTCGGTGGGTTTTCACCTGCAGCATTTAACAGGCGTTCTCGACCGTTTATTTACTTATGCCAGGGGAGAGGCACTTACAGCGGAGCAACTGGCTTGGCTGGAGGCAGAGGGAAAGTCGGGAGCAGATTCGTTGACCGGTGCAGCACTTGTTAAAAAATTTAGGGACCAGACAGACCGGGCACTGGAGCAATTGCGTTCTACACCAGAAAACTCTTTAAAAGAAGCCAGAGGAGTTGGCCGGTCACAGATTCCTTCTACGGTTCATGGGCTTCTGGTTCATGCTGCCGAACATACCATGCGCCATGTGGGGCAGTTATATGTAACAGCATGTGTGGTTAAAAACTTTAGTGCCTATTCCGGTTAG
- a CDS encoding FUSC family membrane protein: MTASTVKHFFFSEYFADGARTTLGILLPVLLFFQLGELQMGFPVSIGALCASITDVPGPVAHKRNGILACIVIVFAVAAATGYAQVNMFLMGAAILLFSFFFSMLTVFSMRAAIVGTAALLIMVLVMGLHPANIWLFSGLLAAGGAWYLCLSMLFLRVLPYRPAQHALGECIHEVARTLRLKAAFYNPATDLDEGYQKIVAQQIVVSEKQDAVRELLVKSNLMMKSTSVQGRVLLLTFADVVDLYEQIMAIQYDYATMREELGHTGTLETIGRMIRYVADELTEIGWAIQSNTRYRPRRQLQTDLEQVEHYIHELSDRTPEVHILVLQKVFLNLQDLVQRLFSIQNYFKAETGEKTKADTMIEKEDELEFSRFVTHNEYDPKKLKNNFTFQSAIFRHSLRVALVCLSGYILTQLFNLGHHSYWILLTIIVILKPAFSLTKQRNYERLVGTIAGAVIGVFILHFVKDTTAHFILMTICMVGTFSFQRINYIICVIFMTPFILIAFSFMGSGDLTIARERIVDTVIGSAFAFAASYLVFPNWESEKLSQFMRAMLQANINYLQKVAETLAGLKVGTTAYKLARKDVYVNSANLSAAFQRMVSEPKKKQRNGEQIHRFLVLNHILSSNIASVASFLQSRDRQVYPQALSQPVHNSIAILHEGMQQLSPETDTPAQPLQEITETVAAADTPFENEALLRDQLHFMQKLSQDIHKTTLEITNQ, translated from the coding sequence ATGACAGCAAGCACAGTTAAGCATTTTTTCTTTAGCGAGTATTTTGCTGACGGGGCCCGCACCACACTGGGCATTCTGCTTCCTGTTCTGCTCTTTTTTCAGTTAGGAGAATTACAAATGGGCTTTCCTGTGTCCATCGGAGCCTTATGCGCGAGCATAACAGATGTGCCGGGTCCTGTTGCCCATAAACGTAATGGTATACTGGCATGTATAGTAATTGTGTTTGCGGTAGCGGCCGCAACGGGCTATGCGCAGGTCAACATGTTTTTAATGGGTGCGGCTATTCTGCTGTTCAGCTTTTTCTTTTCGATGCTGACAGTCTTTAGCATGCGTGCAGCCATAGTAGGTACAGCTGCTTTGCTTATTATGGTACTGGTGATGGGGCTACATCCGGCCAATATCTGGTTGTTCAGCGGCCTGCTGGCAGCAGGTGGAGCCTGGTATCTGTGTTTAAGTATGCTTTTCCTGCGCGTGCTGCCTTACCGACCGGCTCAGCATGCGCTGGGTGAATGCATTCATGAGGTAGCCAGAACCCTTCGGCTGAAAGCTGCCTTTTATAATCCTGCCACAGATCTGGATGAAGGTTATCAGAAGATCGTTGCTCAGCAGATTGTAGTAAGCGAGAAGCAGGATGCTGTGCGTGAACTGCTTGTAAAAAGCAATTTAATGATGAAGTCTACTTCTGTACAGGGGCGGGTACTGCTCCTGACCTTTGCCGATGTGGTAGACCTATATGAGCAAATTATGGCTATCCAGTATGATTATGCCACCATGCGCGAGGAACTTGGCCATACTGGCACACTGGAAACAATCGGCCGCATGATAAGGTATGTAGCAGATGAACTAACTGAAATTGGCTGGGCCATTCAATCGAATACGCGCTACAGGCCCAGACGACAACTACAGACCGACCTGGAGCAGGTAGAACACTATATTCATGAACTGAGCGACCGTACACCTGAAGTACATATACTGGTGCTCCAGAAAGTCTTTTTGAATTTACAGGACCTGGTGCAACGCCTCTTCAGTATACAGAATTACTTTAAAGCTGAAACCGGCGAAAAGACAAAGGCTGACACAATGATTGAAAAGGAGGATGAACTGGAGTTTAGCCGTTTTGTTACGCATAACGAGTACGACCCGAAAAAACTCAAAAACAACTTCACGTTCCAGTCGGCAATCTTCAGGCATTCCTTACGAGTAGCTCTTGTTTGTTTGTCGGGTTATATACTTACCCAGCTTTTCAACCTGGGCCATCACAGTTACTGGATCTTACTTACCATTATAGTTATCCTGAAACCGGCATTTAGCCTTACCAAGCAGCGTAACTATGAACGGCTGGTCGGGACCATAGCAGGTGCGGTTATAGGAGTATTTATACTGCACTTTGTAAAAGATACTACGGCGCATTTTATCCTGATGACGATTTGCATGGTAGGTACATTCAGTTTCCAGCGGATCAATTATATAATCTGTGTTATCTTCATGACTCCCTTTATACTGATAGCTTTCAGTTTTATGGGTAGTGGCGATTTAACTATTGCCCGGGAGCGCATTGTAGACACTGTTATTGGTTCTGCCTTTGCTTTTGCGGCATCTTACCTTGTTTTTCCGAACTGGGAATCAGAGAAATTGAGCCAGTTTATGCGGGCAATGCTGCAGGCCAACATAAATTACCTGCAGAAAGTAGCTGAAACGCTGGCAGGTTTAAAAGTAGGCACAACTGCTTACAAACTTGCCCGCAAAGATGTTTATGTGAATTCTGCCAACCTTTCGGCAGCTTTTCAGCGTATGGTGTCAGAGCCTAAAAAGAAACAGCGCAACGGCGAACAGATTCACCGCTTTTTAGTGCTCAATCATATTTTATCTTCTAATATAGCTTCTGTTGCTTCTTTTCTGCAATCCAGGGACAGGCAAGTTTATCCGCAGGCGCTTTCGCAGCCGGTACATAATTCTATTGCCATCCTACACGAAGGCATGCAGCAGCTTTCTCCTGAAACCGATACACCTGCTCAGCCTTTACAGGAAATAACGGAAACAGTGGCAGCGGCAGATACTCCGTTTGAAAACGAAGCATTGCTCCGAGACCAGCTACACTTTATGCAGAAGCTAAGCCAGGACATACACAAAACTACGCTGGAGATCACAAACCAATAA
- a CDS encoding carboxypeptidase-like regulatory domain-containing protein: MQKKFILLLFGLLLSASFPSLAQDWVRVTGSVMKSDKKTPVPGASVAVTKNMRGTVTDANGRFLLQVQKGDTLLIRALGFKPKWHPVSKLPVQEIHVNITLEEGNVMLGEVEILADSITKPQVVPKPEKGLPPGLIKASPVGSPFTYLYNIFSNEAKQRKELQRLQMQEYLEYQKEERKRYNTFFKDNTGYEN, from the coding sequence ATGCAAAAGAAATTCATTCTCTTACTTTTTGGCCTGTTGCTCAGTGCTTCTTTTCCCTCTTTGGCGCAGGATTGGGTAAGAGTTACAGGATCGGTAATGAAGTCTGATAAAAAGACACCGGTTCCGGGTGCTTCTGTTGCAGTAACTAAAAACATGAGGGGCACGGTAACAGATGCAAACGGCCGGTTTCTTTTACAGGTACAAAAAGGAGATACGCTGCTCATCCGGGCTTTGGGCTTCAAACCCAAATGGCATCCTGTAAGCAAGCTGCCTGTTCAGGAAATACATGTGAATATTACACTGGAAGAAGGCAATGTAATGCTGGGAGAGGTGGAGATTCTGGCTGACTCTATTACTAAACCCCAAGTTGTGCCAAAGCCCGAGAAAGGACTGCCACCTGGCTTAATAAAAGCAAGCCCTGTGGGCAGTCCGTTTACCTACCTTTACAATATCTTTTCCAATGAGGCTAAGCAGCGGAAAGAGTTGCAGCGGCTTCAGATGCAGGAATACCTGGAGTATCAAAAGGAAGAAAGAAAGCGCTACAATACTTTCTTCAAGGATAATACCGGATACGAAAACTGA